From Besnoitia besnoiti strain Bb-Ger1 chromosome X, whole genome shotgun sequence, one genomic window encodes:
- a CDS encoding 6-pyruvoyl tetrahydrobiopterin synthase (encoded by transcript BESB_017890), with the protein MPQRVAKINSSPSSPRRSSPDRRAPVARDAGVSLLDSHGATSLRGEAPPGGSAPPLGGPPPSSSNSNSAPREGAVFVPLSAPSAPSPNHAVQGSSLSLGASVATRAVGSTASDDSRSLASRPELSSSSFAGGSLGSVSPGGSTASCGSASRRELSPQTALAGYVVSMGTQPHHQLLPQHPLPQQLAQAPSAQSHPHGASSSVAATEGSPPSSPRSTFSSVHSFGQHEPVALPPPSGLHTLGGESAAGPARIAGCLGGGATPSLGSCCLGAAAGADASRAFCDAHGVLTSSPGVCGRGVGSGRSPAAGDIAALNGEGSAADYVSLLSSGAFEVAVQSPDMSFNCSHFVAYRGYRERLHGHNYAVAVRLGGAVGPDGYVLDFGEIKRNVREICKSLNEYLIVPMRSDVLDITQEGQSMIIRCEDGAEFKIPCSDCQCLPLVHSSTEEICCYLWQLVIDKVTLAVLKKRGVKWLEVTVSETPLQKASFRREIQPMWSMS; encoded by the exons ATGCCTCAGAGGGTGGCGAAGATCaactcgtcgccttcgtctccccgCCGATCGTCGCCTGACCGGCGAGCGCCcgtcgcgcgagacgctggGGTCTCTTTGCTGGACTCCCATGGAGCGACTtcgctccgcggcgaagcgccaccAGGCGGCTCGGCACCCCCGCTAGGCGgaccgccgccgtcttcgtcgaACTCAAACTCGGCTCCGCGGGAAGGTGCCGTGTTTGTGCCGCTCTCGGCCCCGTCCGCGCCATCGCCCAACCACGCCGTGCAAGGCTCATCGCTGAGTCTCGGGGCGTCTgtggcgacgcgcgctgTAGGATCCACGGCTTCTGATGACAGTCGAAGTCTGGCGTCTCGCCCCGAGCTGAGTTCGTCCAGTTTCGCCGGGGGCAGCCTAGGAAGCGTCTCTCCGGGGGGTTCCACGGCCTCGTGCGGGagtgcctcgcggcgcgagctctcGCCCCAGACCGCGCTCGCCGGTTACGTCGTGTCGATGGGCACTCAGCCACATCATCAGCTCCTTCCACAGCacccgctgccgcagcaacTCGCCCAAGCCCCCTCGGCTCAATCGCATCCCCACGGCGCAAGCTCGTCTGTAGCGGCGACCGAAGGCTCGCCACCCAGCAGCCCGCGCAGCACCTTCTCGTCAGTCCACTCGTTTGGTCAACACGAACCCGTAgcccttccccccccttcgGGCCTCCACACTCTCGGCGGCGAGTCTGCAGCGGGACCCGCTCGCATCGCGGGCTGTctggggggcggcgccaccCCGAGCCTGGGCAGCTGCTGtctcggcgcagccgccggcgcagacgcgtcgcgGGCATTCTGCGATGCCCACGGCGTCCTGACCTCCTCTCCAGGAGTATGCGGGAGAGGAGTGGGCTCtgggcgctcgccggcggctggcgaCATCGCGGCGTTGAACGGCGAAGGGAGTGCCGCGGACTATGTCTCCTTGCTGTCCAGCGGCGCATTCGAGGTCGCGGTTCAGTCTCCAGATATGTCTTTCAACTGCAGTCACTTCGTGGCTTACCGCGGCTACCGCGAGCGGCTCCACGGCCACAACTACGCCGTCGCCGTGAGGCTCGGCGGAGCTGTAGGACCGGACGGCTACGTTCTTGACTTTGGAGAGATCAAACGCAATGTCAGAGAAATCTGCAAG TCACTGAACGAATACTTGATCGTGCCGATGCGCAGCGATGTGCTGGACATCACCCAAGAGGGCCAGTCGATGATTATTAGGTGCGAAGACGGAGCTGAATTCAAGATTCCTTGCTCGGACTGCCAG TGCCTTCCCCTGGTCCACTCAAGCACGGAGGAGATCTGCTGCTACCTCTGGCAACTCGTGATCGATAAGGTGACCTTGGCGGTCCTAAAGAAACGTGGAGTGAAG TGGCTGGAGGTCACCGTGTCGGAAACACCGCTTCAGAAGGCGAGTTTCCGGAGAGAAATTCAGCCGATGTGGAGCATGAGCTGA
- a CDS encoding hypothetical protein (encoded by transcript BESB_017900): MAQPLLQGQGPEGDGSYYLSQDHAGSDSAGAEAGAPSVGLGSAGREPVLHCHVPLVLLPVSMTPAVALHPEVQSVDLYGNAKAMDSGQGCCAYLCVRSPAPFDWVPFLHAAAHRNAASFVQSASEAGRRLSASTAASPGRAASAVPPSAVANLHLVAGAGPPVGTPASLLTMFGNSQLIFRAVREINRAHSGFWQIVTVLLVLLVLFVPGIGLVVVFAIGCSSALRKLLDDAALQRMRNACETVNQRMAAFGLGFLLMEGFGPHDPVDLEHGALGAGAALPEKRIWVLRVYMLPRTEDYTPAAAAAAAASASPRSGSGAARGEEGARPARQAEAAPRPDSGGGAAANDAREPRAAAAAGEDETSRMENGSDAGGGAGQSPSASALKQPLLSEHSKGEQRKGGSREL; this comes from the exons ATGGCGCAGCCGTTGCTGCAGGGGCAGGGGCCCGAGGGCGATGGGAGTTACTACCTTTCACAGGACCATGCAGGCTCGGattccgcaggcgccgaggccggtGCGCCTTCAGTTGGCTTAGGCTCTGCCGGCCGAGAGCCGGTTTTGCACTGCCACGTCCCTCTCGTCTTGCTTCCGGTCTCGATGACCCCTGCGGTTGCGCTGCACCCTGAG GTGCAGTCTGTGGATCTTTACGGGAATGCGAAAGCCATGGACAGCGGCcagggctgctgcgcgtATCTTTGCGTgcgctctcccgcgccgtTTGACTGGGTCCCCTTCCTGCACGCCGCGGCTCACCGCAACGCCGCGTCTTTCGTGCAGAGTGCGTCGGAGGCTGGAAGGCGGCTGTCcgcgtcgacggcggcgtcCCCCGGTCGCGCGGCGTCAGCCGTCCCGCCCTCTGCCGTGGCGAACCTTCACCTCGTGGCGGGCGCAGGGCCGCCAGTAGGGACGCCTGCCAGTCTGCTGACCATGTTTGGAAACAGCCAGCTGATTTttcgcgccgtccgcgaaATCAACCGGGCGCACTCGGGGTTCTGGCAGATAGTCACGGTTCTGCTCGTTCTGCTGGTGTTGTTCGTCCCTGGCATCGGCCTCGTTGTCGTGTTCGCCATTGGGTGCTCCTCGGCGCTCAGGAAACTGCTCGACGatgctgcgctgcagcgcatgcgaAACGCTTGCGAGACCGTCAATCAGCGGATGGCTGCCTTTGGCCTGGGCTTTCTCCTCATGGAGGGATTCGGACCCCACGACCCCGTCGACCTCGAGcacggcgccctcggcgccggcgccgctctcccaGAAAAACGCATCTGGGTCCTGCGCGTGTACATGCTGCCCCGGACTGAAGACTAcacgcctgccgctgccgcggcggcggcggcgtcggcgtctcccaGAAGCGGCTCAggagcggctcgcggcgaagaaggcgcgcgacctGCCCGccaggcagaggcggcgcccaggcctgactccggcggcggagccgctgcgAACGACGCGCGGGAaccccgcgcggccgcggccgctggagaagacgagacaaGCCGGATGGAAAAtggcagcgacgcagggggcggcgctgggcAGTCGCCCAGCGCGTCTGCCCTCAagcagccgctgctctcTGAGCACAGCAAAGGGGAGCAGAGAAAAGGCGGCAGCCGGGAATTGTAG
- a CDS encoding hypothetical protein (encoded by transcript BESB_017880): MGREKKEPSSKSKHEGGGERRKSSKNSSSKGSSKSSSSKSKSSRKSSKKSSKSSSSSSKEVEKTQQPTVVPETCETAEKEELKPEVVSEHEESEREVVPAPEKSKPAVPAEAPPSEVSCQEEKPVVVEAPAVVEAPAVVPEEAPKEEAKCPSPVEVSAPEQPGEDEIYDPEKVHEDESPVVGAAAAAAAAVKPAPRGQGEDPVFPGQPSQPDLPSCTRGSPAGASTLVPRPPTGPGGLAAPGASHSPSPLAVGVRNAPGGGGPALAGAKRVQQGPEKAAAGRHPGTVLMGDGSYEKERKGKIQFVSMVRTCAGQAEPESGGAFRTNCPPCFYVHDVVGLVCRRPPGGGVPERWTDFEDMKDELVLDQIHKEWAKKTPEEARVTYAAVNQEVAANVSIFPCKTFLSRNFSEALPEGVRPFLPARLQQRINRRRRMLRKEKARAAGLECESDNSVEDDDDEQFYGASGSRAGTKAEGAARKDPEKQAAAEVKDEDKSATQASEETEESEKKEQEGAAQESETPAKEETSAADKEGGEEGKNSQSSAADAYEEDSTFLGNGGKVVAVVNLCMTERYYHQPALRREGIEAYWIKVEGGGDIPDDKVFSVFLRLIAYIAHKHSNMLPYPPETYMTGWYASGREKQRKGDESVSVVEIAGGRAVSCDKFTIVVHCTHGVNRTGLFVALLLMTLFNCSAEFAVKAFETKRGPALSKDVFVNWLRQKREAGIPEAFISALRPPTISEVFTRVQKQLQDSAANEEGTAVDGTESTVPTPQALIHALECERKEESGRQERLEAHLTRMRQMRAERSAKKAAQATKEDRAAAKPAAGAEAGATEKQGNQAADSSSEEKPAAAQEATVAETAEEAQETEDLRQQRAMQVPELPERLPADGIVLFGPIQSSLLAPEELLVNLLSSKEGVKISALDVMTGDSLSAAPEPYPRLLPALRARRREGNEKGRRPGEGDNIRKRKGRVGKNGASAEECKAADAKGTAEGAEKSEDSAVKEQGKETGVKQEDAAESKQKSEQEQVKNEESMEDAKGERMESMPEEEEEEQKEGDRDDESEAGDLSESATEQDTPAAKKRRLEAKLEVPADAAEEADEAAAVAADSAAKDSAEGPNQKGADASEANKGASASDAPEIANPDKLSVAELYSKGQGQFTQRQLAYRLLQYREEDPLRLHYIAKVQCADVATFEWLLSHHFGRMRQQAVQAYPSSLYSLLYRRGKRKDKEVFARTAEKAASENATRARGKAARRGPGGGPAGPFPGGPFRPPFPSAKGHPDGLLPRPGGAGTPGSFPPPPPPFKAGVPGGVVPPRGPPPCPPAAPPPPPFYGAAGPGVPPPPGPGGPSFGGPRDGHPVQGGPPVYPPRPFESWGGGSPGGMKVPGYGSEQGVRPGETSGFGGFEGRDRGFYDGRDPGSFPPGPGFSGGPPGGNNGDFGFRGEKGPRGPGGFEGARDGFRRPGGNPNELSPYMRGGPGAAGGSFGGVDRIHGDRQYPYGDRAPPLDDPMMRQQGFVNSERMNAGVGERPGYGFGRERDEGSYGRMRYPGGEDMPGVAARAFSQGRFRRAPFPDGPEDQMRGPGEFDTRGREEFDRGFGPAGAGRGGFDADRHRGPRILGADGSGYGNRGFGFRDGPQGVDRPPAGGPGRAGGFSGEGPGERAAERNMWDGDAQGRRQEDGLGYQRGDRAGFWDGFSAGCPRGDGDAIFRPQAGPPSNFGFGPDRNSESYAGKPERNGALGAFRNGDCRGRDAENTGAGGQQSPAGVDERAGAEDYEKFGGNFQGSGFSNFGAGMEDGGFFGRGDRSGQGEDVGGGFFGHRGRGFRRNRETGEFSRGPRSFGDSYSPSRFGGATGGEEAGAARPRPPTGPLQWTIQRGPEAGGVRRDEQNVQEAGKSKEDAASGLQIGTAPPGLGAASGRTGAESGDSANQERAAAGGSSSIPPPVVLPAPKGPATMVSGSEMTPEQQSMMAQFAQQLALTQQQVLSGQSGAQGTNAFPNAMTLMGASGGSDLQQQQQLQQQLMMMMMMAQQQAAGASAVQGADPQQLMLYKQYYSCILNGMSEQQAAVIVQAQQLLQQQQQQLMNQQLLQQSIQQQQQLQLSLAGLLKTDTSKSGRSKK; the protein is encoded by the exons ATGGGGAGGGAGAAAAAGGAGCCGTCGTCGAAGTCCAAGCAtgaggggggcggggagcgCAGAAAGTCGTCAAagaacagcagcagcaaagGAAGCAGCAAGTCTTCTTCTTCCAAGTCCAAGTCCAGCAGAAAGTCAAGCAAGAAGTCAAGCAAGtcgagcagcagctcctctAAGGAGGTTGAAAAAACCCAGCAACCTACAGTTGTGCCCGAGACTTGCGAGACAGCCGAGAAGGAGGAACTGAAGCCAGAGGTAGTTTCCGAGCACGAGGAGTCGGAGCGAGAGGTGGTTCCGGCGCCGGAAAAATCGAAGCCAGCGGTCCCCGCGGAGGCACCGCCCTCCGAGGTCAGCTGCCAGGAGGAGAAGCCCGTCGTAGTCGAGGCACCTGCCGTAGTCGAGGCCCCCGCGGTCGTTCCGGAGGAGGCCCCTAAAGAAGAGGCAAAATGCCCATCCCCCGTCGAGGTCAGCGCCCCTGAGCAGCCCGGGGAGGACGAAATTTATGACCCAGAAAAAGTCCACGAAGACGAATCGCCCGTAgttggcgcggcggctgcggctgcagcggccgtgaaaccagcgccgcgggggcaGGGAGAGGACCCCGTCTTCCCAGGGCAGCCGTCTCAACCTGACCTTCCCTCGTGCACCAGGgggtcgcctgcgggcgcctcaACCCTGGTTCCGCGGCCACCGACGGGGCCCGGGGGGCTGGCGGCCCCTGGCGCGAGCcactcgccgtcgccgctggcggtcGGCGTGCGCAACGcgccaggaggaggaggtcCTGCCCTGGCGGGCGCCAAGCGCGTGCAGCAGGGACCtgagaaggccgcggcggggcgccATCCAGGCACCGTGCTGATGGGCGACGGCTCGtacgagaaggagagaaagggcAAGATTCAGTTTGTGAGCATGGTCAGGACGTGTGCAGGGCAGGCAGAGcccgagagcggaggcgctttCCGCACAAACTGCCCCCCGTGCTTCTACGTGCACGACGTCGTCGGTCTGGTGtgtcggcgcccgcccggGGGAGGCGTCCCGGAGAGGTGGACTGACTTCGAGGACATGAAAGACGAACTCGTCCTGGATCAGATCCACAAGGAGTGGGCGAAAAAGACGCCTGAGGAGGCCAGAGTCACCTACGCAGCAGTCAACCAGGAGGTCGCGGCCAACGTGTCTATCTTCCCCTGCAAAACGTTTCTCTCACGGAACTTCTCTGAAGCGCTACCAGAGGGCGTCCGCCCGTTCTtgcccgcgcgcctgcagcaacgCATCAACCGACGGAGGAGAATGCTGCGCAAAGAGAAAGCCCGAGCTGCAGGGCTCGAATGCGAGAGCGACAACAGCGTGGaggatgacgacgacgagcagTTCTACGGCGCCAGTGGGAGTCGCGCGGGGACcaaggcggagggcgccgctaGAAAGGACCCCGAGAAGCAGGCGGCAGCTGAAGTGAAGGATGAGGACAAGAGTGCAACCCAAGCGTCTGAAGAGACGGAGGAGTCCGAAAAGAAGGAACaggaaggcgcagcgcaggagagcgagacgccggcaaaggaggagacgagcgccgcagacaaagagggaggagaggagggcaaGAACTCGCAGTCTTCCGCGGCTGACGCCTACGAGGAGGATTCCACATTCCTCGGAAATGGCGGAAAAGTTGTAGCAGTTGTCAACCTCTGTATGACTGAACGCTACTACCATCAGCCTGCGCTCCGACGCGAG GGCATAGAGGCGTACTGGATCAAGGtggaaggaggcggcgataTTCCAGACGATAAAGTGTTCTCGgttttcctccgcctcaTTGCGTACATCGCGCACAAACACTCAAACATGCTGCCCTACCCGCCGGAGACGTACATGACAGGGTGGTATGCATCTGGTCGCGAAAAGCAGCGAAAGGGAGACGAGTCAGTGTCCGTGGTAGAAatcgctggcgggcgcgccgtctcctgtGACAAATTCACGATTGTGGTTCACTGCACGCACGGAGTTAATCGCACTGGACTCTTTGTTGCCCTACTCCTCATGACCCTCTTCAACTGCAGCGCGGAGTTCGCTGTGAAGGCATTCGAGACCAAGCGCGGACCGGCGCTTTCCAAGG ATGTTTTTGTGAACTGGCTTCGGCAAAAGCGTGAAGCGGGCATCCCCGAGGCCTTCATATCGGCTTTGAGGCCGCCAACTATTTCTGAGGTCTTTACACGTGTGCAGAAGCAACTGCAGGACAGTGCAGCGAACGAGGAGGGCACGGCGGTCGACGGTACGGAGTCGACTGTTCCAACTCCTCAGGCTCTTATCCACGCTCTAGAAtgcgagagaaaggaagaaaGCGGACGTCAGGAACGGCTGGAGGCGCACCTGACGCGCATGCGACAGATGCGTGCGGAGCGCAGTGCGAAGAAAGCGGCTCAGGCGACCAAGGAAGACAGGGCGGCTGCAAagcctgctgcaggcgcagaggcaggtgCGACGGAGAAGCAGGGAAACCAGGCTgccgacagcagcagcgaggaaaAACCAGCTGCCGCACAGGAAGCAACTGTTGCAGAGACGGCCGAGGAAGCCCAGGAGACTGAAGACCTGCGGCAACAACGAGCCATGCAGGTGCCTGAACTCCCTGAACGCCTGCCGGCAGATGGTATTGTCCTCTTTGGGCCCATCCAGAGTTCGCTGCTAGCGCCGGAAGAGCTTCTTGTGAACTTGTTGTCAAGCAAAGAGGGCGTCAAAATCAGCGCGCTTGACGTTATGACAGGAGACAGTCTGAGTGCTGCCCCAGAGCCGTACCCGAGACTCTTGCCTGCacttcgcgctcgccgaagaGAAGGCAACGAAAAAGGGCGACGTCCGGGCGAGGGAGACAACATACGCAAGCGCAAGGGCAGAGTCGGCAAGAACGGCGCATCAGCTGAAGAATGTaaggcagcagacgcaaAGGGTACCGCAGAGGGAGCTGAGAAGTCCGAGGACAGTGCCGTCAAGGAGCAGGGGAAGGAGACTGGCGTTAAGCAAGAGGACGCGGCTGAGAGCAAGCAGAAATCCGAACAGGAACAAGTCAAGAACGAGGAGTCTATGGAAGACGCGAAGGGTGAACGTATGGAGAGCATgccggaggaggaagaagaggagcagaaggaaggcgacagagacgatGAGTCTGAGGCCGGAGACTTATCCGAAAGTGCAACAGAGCAAGACACTCCggctgcgaagaaacgcCGCCTCGAGGCAAAGCTGGAGGTTCCAGCGGAtgcggctgaggaggcggacgaagcagctgctgtcgCAGCTGACAGCGCAGCAAAGGATTCCGCGGAAGGTCCAAACCAGAAGGGAGCAGATGCGTCAGAGGCCAATAAGGGTGCGTCTGCCTCAGACGCGCCTGAGATTGCAAACCCCGACAAGTTGAGTGTGGCTGAGTTGTATTCCAAAGGACAAGGGCAATTCACTCAACGACAGCTCGCCTACAGGCTTCTCCAGTACCGCGAGGAAGACCCGCTTCGTCTCCATTACATTGCCAAAGTCCAGTGCGCAGATGTCGCCACCTTTGAATGGCTCCTGTCTCACCATTTTGGACGCATGCGCCAACAGGCCGTGCAAGCCTACCCGTCCTCGTTGTACTCGCTTCTGTATCGCCGGGGGAAACGTAAGGATAAGGAAGTGTTTGCGCGAactgcggagaaggcggcctCTGAaaacgcgacgcgcgctcGGGGaaaagcggcgcggcgcgggcctggGGGAGGACCTGCAGGGCCTTTTCCTGGTGGTCCCTTCCGCCCGCCCTTCCCAAGCGCCAAGGGGCATCCCGATGGGCTGCTGCCCCGCCCCGGGGGTGCCGGGACCCCCGGGTCCTttcccccgcctcctcctccattCAAGGCCGGCGTCCCCGGTGGAGTGGTCCCCCCCCGCGGTCCGCCCCCCTGTCCTcccgcagctccgccgcctccccccttcTACGGCGCGGCCGGTCCAGGcgttccgccgccgccaggcccCGGGGGCCCCTCCTTCGGGGGGCCTCGCGACGGCCACCCTGTGCAAGGAGGTCCGCCAGTGTATCCTCCGAGGCCTTTCGAGTCTTGGGGCGGAGGCTCTCCAGGCGGTATGAAAGTCCCTGGATACGGCTCTGAACAGGGTGTAAGACCTGGCGAAACGAGTGGGTTTGGCGGATTTGAAGGACGGGACAGAGGATTCTACGACGGCAGAGATCCTGGCAGCTTTCCTCCCGGTCCCGGGTTCAGCGGGGGCCCTCCTGGCGGAAATAACGGAGACTTTGGATTCCGTGGCGAGAAAGGCCCACGCGGTCCTGGCGGGTtcgaaggcgcccgcgaTGGCTTCCGCAGACCAGGAGGTAATCCGAACGAGCTTAGCCCCTACATGCGAGGAGGTCCAGGCGCGGCTGGAGGGTCCTTTGGGGGGGTGGATCGTATACACGGTGACCGCCAGTACCCGTATGGCGATCGGGCGCCTCCACTGGATGATCCAATGATGAGGCAACAGGGCTTCGTGAACAGCGAGAGGATGAACGCTGGAGTTGGCGAGCGCCCTGGCTACGGATTCGGGCGGGAGCGTGATGAGGGCAGCTATGGTAGGATGCGGTACCCCGGAGGCGAGGATATGCCTGGTGTTGCCGCGCGAGCCTTTTCCCAGGGGAGATTCAGGCGAGCGCCCTTCCCAGACGGACCAGAGGATCAAATGCGCGGCCCTGGAGAATTTGATACAAGAGGACGAGAAGAGTTTGACCGCGGCTTcgggcctgcaggcgcgggcagAGGTGGATTCGACGCCGATAGACATCGAGGTCCCAGGATACTGGGTGCCGACGGATCTGGCTACGGCAACAGAGGTTTCGGTTTCCGTGATGGTCCGCAGGGTGTCGACCGCCCCCCCGCTGGAGGCCCTGGACGTGCTGGGGGCTTCTCCGGAGAGGGACccggcgagagagccgcggaaaGGAATATGTGGGACGGCGATGCTCAGGGCCGCCGGCAGGAAGATGGCCTGGGTTACCAACGAGGGGATCGTGCGGGCTTTTGGGATGGTTTTTCCGCCGGTTGTCCTCGAGGTGACGGCGATGCGATCTTCCGACCGCAAGCAGGTCCCCCCTCCAATTTCGGATTTGGACCAGATCGAAATTCGGAGAGTTATGCTGGCAAGCCTGAACGGAATGGAGCCCTGGGTGCATTCCGCAATGGAGATTGCCGTGGTCGGGATGCAGAGAACACTGGTGCTGGCGGCCAGCAGAGCCCTGCAGGTGTCGATGAACGAGCCGGTGCAGAAGATTATGAGAAATTCGGAGGGAACTTCCAGGGCAGTGGCTTCAGCAACTTTGGTGCTGGAATGGAGGATGGCGGCTTTTTCGGCAGAGGCGACCGGAGCGGACAAGGCGAGGACGTTGGAGGCGGTTTCTTTGGTCATCGAGGCCGTGGATTCCGTCGCAACCGCGAGACGGGTGAGTTCAGCCGGGGTCCGAGAAGCTTCGGTGACTCTtactcgccgtcgcgcttcggcggcgccacggGGGGTGAAGAGGCCGGAGCGgctcgtccgcgccctccgaCGGGCCCGCTCCAGTGGACCATTCAGAGGGGACCGGAGGCGGGTGGCGTGCGTCGCGACGAGCAGAATGTACAGGAAGCGGGTAAATCGAAGGAAGATGCTGCCAGTGGACTGCAGATAGGCACTGCTCCCCCCGGTCTCGGCGCGGCATCTGGGCGGACTGGGGCTGaaagcggcgacagcgcgaaCCAGgagcgcgctgcggccggcggTAGCAGCAGCATCCCCCCTCCAGTAGTGTTGCCAGCCCCGAAAGGCCCCGCCACGATGGTGTCCGGCTCCGAGATGACCCCCGAGCAGCAGAGTATGATGGCGCAGTTCGCACAGCAGCTTGCGCTGACCCAGCAGCAGGTCCTATCGGGGCAAAGCGGCGCGCAAGGGACAAACGCATTTCCGAATGCCATGACACTCATGGGTGCCAGTGGTGGTAGCGaccttcagcagcagcaacaaCTGCAGCAGCAATTGATGATGATGATGATGatggcgcagcagcaagcaGCGGGCGCATCTGCGGTGCAGGGAGCCGATCCACAGCAGCTTATGCTGTACAAACAATACTACAGTTGTATCCTCAACGGAATGTCAGAGCAACAGGCGGCGGTAATCGTTCAGGCCCAGCAactcctccagcagcagcaacagcagcTGATGAAtcagcagctgcttcagcaaAGTATTCAGCAACAACAACAGCTTCAGCTTAGTCTTGCTGGGCTCTTGAAGACTGACACGTCAAAGTCTGGCAGAAGCAAGAAATAG